One segment of Paenibacillus sp. FSL R7-0337 DNA contains the following:
- a CDS encoding HAMP domain-containing sensor histidine kinase, protein MKHPWKSRDNRPLQTSLTIDFLLFNCMLLMLVLVVYLFVQKDIAEVIRERMTPDPNLSVEAGTYREELGQGPESERLLKSGGWLELLDSGKRVIQVIGEKQDDIQAYDEDMLYLGLENRRGQPFYYSITSVTEQDSGAAWMLLKIPRDVINISINNEFLVSYLNHSVFFYVFLVSGLILLLIFVYSYWVSRRIKKPLRVLNLGLNRMMEGHYNTRIALYAETEFLRIGHSFNYMADVIEKTTEEKRLAETSKQRLMVDLSHDLKTPITSIQGYAQALIEGRVTDPERQTKYLNYIYTKSVQVTKLITHMLDLLKLDSPDFILRIERLELGDHLREIIADTYGEIEQKDFELHLQVPEEELYARYDPELFASVINNLISNALAYNPEGTRIRVSVIPEDTQIRIEIADNGVGIPRELWSTIFDPFVRGDEARTTASGGTGLGLSIAKKNVEKMEGSLQLESREAEPTVFVIRIPK, encoded by the coding sequence TTGAAGCACCCGTGGAAAAGTAGAGATAACCGCCCGCTGCAGACGTCACTAACCATCGACTTCCTGCTGTTCAACTGTATGCTGCTTATGCTGGTGTTAGTGGTCTATCTATTCGTGCAAAAGGATATTGCTGAGGTTATCCGGGAGCGGATGACGCCAGATCCCAATCTGTCTGTAGAGGCCGGTACGTACCGGGAGGAGCTGGGGCAAGGGCCGGAGAGTGAGCGTCTGCTGAAGAGCGGAGGCTGGCTGGAGCTGCTGGATTCCGGCAAGCGGGTGATTCAGGTCATTGGTGAGAAGCAGGATGATATTCAAGCTTATGACGAGGACATGCTGTATCTGGGACTGGAGAACCGCAGGGGCCAACCTTTTTACTATTCTATTACGAGTGTTACGGAGCAGGACAGCGGGGCAGCCTGGATGTTGCTTAAGATTCCCCGCGATGTAATCAATATCTCCATTAACAACGAGTTTCTGGTCTCCTATCTGAATCATTCGGTGTTCTTTTATGTATTCCTGGTCAGCGGGCTGATTCTGCTGCTGATTTTTGTGTACAGCTATTGGGTCTCCAGACGGATCAAGAAGCCGCTGCGGGTGCTGAATCTAGGCTTGAACCGTATGATGGAAGGGCATTACAACACGCGTATTGCCTTGTATGCAGAGACCGAGTTCCTGCGGATCGGCCACAGCTTCAACTATATGGCTGATGTGATTGAGAAGACCACCGAGGAGAAGCGCCTGGCCGAGACAAGCAAGCAGCGGCTGATGGTCGATCTGTCCCATGACCTCAAGACCCCGATAACCAGCATCCAGGGGTACGCGCAGGCCCTTATCGAAGGACGCGTTACAGACCCTGAGCGACAGACGAAATATTTGAATTACATCTATACCAAGTCCGTTCAGGTCACGAAGCTCATTACGCATATGCTGGATCTGCTTAAGCTGGACTCACCGGATTTCATCCTCCGTATAGAGCGACTTGAGCTGGGCGATCATCTGCGGGAGATTATTGCCGACACCTACGGCGAGATTGAGCAAAAAGACTTCGAGCTTCACCTGCAGGTGCCCGAAGAAGAGCTCTATGCCCGTTATGATCCTGAGCTGTTCGCCAGTGTCATTAATAATCTGATCTCTAATGCCCTCGCCTATAATCCCGAAGGGACGCGCATCCGGGTATCTGTGATTCCTGAGGACACGCAGATCAGGATCGAGATTGCGGACAATGGAGTCGGCATTCCGAGGGAGCTGTGGTCTACGATCTTTGATCCGTTTGTGCGGGGGGATGAGGCCCGGACAACGGCCAGCGGAGGAACCGGTCTGGGCTTGTCCATTGCCAAGAAGAACGTGGAGAAGATGGAGGGCTCGCTGCAGCTGGAGAGCAGGGAAGCGGAGCCAACAGTATTTGTGATTCGTATCCCGAAGTAG
- the bshB2 gene encoding bacillithiol biosynthesis deacetylase BshB2, with amino-acid sequence MNDTQTTEHKRILVVFPHPDDEAFGAAGTIAKYIQQGAEVTYACLTLGEMGRNMGIPPFANRVTLPEIRKEELRASCRAIGIQDLRMLGFHDKMIEFEDQQLLDQTLLALIHELAPTLVITFYPGYSVHPDHDATGAAVIRAVRQMPPAERPVVHCGAFAIGHEKHIGLPDVHVDVTAFLDKKMASIQAHRSQFQAAELVGNQVLTAEEIQLRFGHEAFWTYPMNTQH; translated from the coding sequence ATGAACGATACACAGACTACAGAACATAAGCGCATACTGGTGGTGTTTCCGCATCCTGACGATGAGGCTTTTGGAGCGGCTGGCACTATTGCGAAGTATATCCAGCAAGGCGCAGAAGTAACCTATGCCTGCCTGACGCTAGGCGAGATGGGGCGCAATATGGGGATTCCGCCGTTTGCCAACCGGGTGACGCTGCCGGAGATCCGCAAGGAAGAGCTGCGGGCATCCTGCCGGGCTATCGGCATACAAGACTTAAGGATGCTGGGCTTCCACGATAAAATGATTGAATTCGAGGATCAGCAGCTGCTGGATCAGACACTGCTGGCGCTGATCCATGAGCTGGCTCCGACGCTTGTGATTACCTTCTATCCCGGTTATAGCGTACACCCGGATCATGATGCTACAGGAGCAGCGGTTATCCGGGCGGTCCGGCAGATGCCGCCTGCGGAGCGTCCGGTGGTTCACTGCGGCGCATTCGCTATTGGCCATGAGAAGCATATCGGCCTCCCGGATGTGCATGTCGATGTCACCGCATTTCTGGACAAGAAGATGGCCTCTATCCAGGCACACCGTTCGCAATTCCAGGCGGCGGAGCTTGTCGGCAATCAGGTGCTGACGGCCGAAGAGATTCAGCTCCGCTTCGGGCATGAAGCCTTCTGGACCTACCCCATGAACACACAACACTAA
- a CDS encoding serine hydrolase domain-containing protein, with product MNTYHSRVQELHTMLTRFMENGPFTGLQVGIVSEDEVLFTGEYGSANVSTGEPVVSSTLFHQASVSKTFVVTAVMQLAERGQVELDSPIVSYLPYFKMHDERYQQLTVRQLLNHTSGMPDEDDYGWDRPEYDEGSLERYVRGIRRHGLMSDPGTHFAYSNIGYEILGDLIAKVSGLSFEEYMRQHLLEPAGMSTSSFLKMEVEQVLAAAHVLRNSRGYGPYVSEVFPYNRAHAPSSTLYTNAREMCQYMLMHLGRGQAENRYNALQPGSYEQMWSPTMATGWGPEHEDVGLGWFLGRYNGSRMLSHSGWDTGFLSELILLPDENLGISVMTNCDHVWLGSVTRPILDLLLGIEVCQLKQSMVHHLAKTVITSGAGEAINEYQRIRRSEQDKYYEADFEFRRIADTLSYSGHREEAIRILTCAAAIYPDSEAVAGKLQQLQDEA from the coding sequence ATGAATACATATCATAGCAGGGTACAAGAGCTTCACACGATGCTGACCCGCTTTATGGAGAATGGACCGTTTACCGGATTGCAGGTGGGGATCGTTAGTGAGGACGAGGTTCTTTTTACAGGAGAATATGGCAGCGCTAATGTGTCTACAGGTGAGCCTGTGGTCAGCAGTACTCTTTTTCACCAGGCATCTGTCTCCAAGACCTTCGTAGTTACGGCTGTGATGCAATTGGCAGAGCGTGGGCAGGTAGAGCTGGACTCACCTATAGTGAGCTATCTTCCGTATTTCAAAATGCACGACGAACGCTATCAGCAGCTTACGGTGAGACAATTGTTGAATCATACCTCCGGGATGCCGGATGAGGACGATTATGGCTGGGACCGGCCTGAATATGATGAAGGAAGTCTTGAACGGTATGTCAGAGGCATCCGCCGCCATGGCTTAATGAGTGATCCGGGTACTCATTTTGCTTACAGTAATATCGGTTATGAGATCCTAGGGGATCTGATTGCCAAGGTTAGCGGCCTCAGCTTCGAGGAGTATATGCGGCAGCATCTTCTGGAGCCTGCTGGAATGAGCACGAGTTCATTTTTGAAAATGGAGGTTGAACAGGTGCTGGCTGCGGCCCATGTACTGAGGAACTCCAGAGGGTACGGACCCTATGTAAGCGAAGTGTTCCCTTACAATAGAGCGCATGCTCCCAGCTCCACACTGTATACGAATGCCCGGGAGATGTGCCAATATATGCTGATGCACCTCGGGCGGGGGCAGGCTGAGAACAGATATAATGCCCTACAGCCCGGCAGCTATGAACAGATGTGGAGTCCTACTATGGCTACAGGCTGGGGGCCGGAGCATGAAGATGTGGGTCTGGGCTGGTTCCTGGGCCGCTATAATGGCTCCCGGATGCTCTCGCATTCCGGATGGGATACCGGATTCCTCAGTGAGCTGATTCTGCTACCGGATGAGAATCTCGGCATCTCCGTAATGACCAACTGTGACCATGTGTGGCTGGGCAGTGTGACCCGTCCTATTCTGGATCTGCTGCTGGGTATCGAGGTCTGCCAGCTTAAGCAGTCGATGGTGCATCATCTTGCCAAGACCGTTATAACCAGCGGTGCAGGGGAGGCCATTAACGAATACCAGCGTATCCGGCGCTCAGAGCAGGATAAGTATTATGAGGCGGATTTTGAATTTAGGCGGATTGCTGATACCTTAAGTTATAGCGGTCACCGGGAGGAAGCGATACGTATTCTTACCTGCGCTGCTGCTATATACCCGGACAGTGAAGCCGTTGCAGGCAAGCTGCAGCAGCTTCAGGACGAAGCCTAG
- a CDS encoding LysR family transcriptional regulator: MELLQLQYFIAVARLEHMTEAAHKLHVTQSSLSKTIQRLEEDLGVPLFDRSGRKLRLNEPGRRFLERAEKALFELEQGRQELKDLSSLVSSTLELAVTTASTLPGILREFRLKLPDIHFHVQMLPMQEMITLLQRGEVDFCLSSPPVRGEDLECQVVCNDHIHLAVPAGHPLADRKSLGLIELKNEWFVGVKQGYGIRDLVDSVCQASGFLPRYVYEGDEPARLIDLVEAGIGLAFIPGTARNAHDHIRLIPLEDEGLVREIALLWHKNRYISQAGLIFREVVMEYFAKL, encoded by the coding sequence ATGGAGCTTCTTCAATTGCAGTATTTCATCGCGGTTGCCCGCCTGGAGCATATGACCGAGGCTGCACACAAGCTGCATGTTACTCAATCCTCACTTAGCAAGACCATTCAACGGCTGGAGGAGGATCTCGGAGTCCCATTGTTCGACCGGAGCGGGAGGAAGCTGCGGTTAAATGAGCCGGGACGCAGATTTCTTGAGCGTGCGGAGAAGGCGCTGTTTGAATTGGAGCAGGGGAGGCAGGAGCTTAAGGACCTGTCCAGCCTTGTGTCCAGCACTCTTGAATTAGCGGTAACCACTGCGAGTACCTTGCCTGGTATCCTCCGGGAGTTTCGGCTCAAGCTGCCGGATATCCATTTTCACGTACAAATGCTGCCCATGCAGGAGATGATTACCCTTCTTCAGAGGGGAGAAGTTGATTTCTGCTTGTCCTCTCCGCCGGTCAGAGGGGAGGATCTGGAATGTCAGGTGGTCTGTAATGATCATATTCACCTTGCCGTTCCAGCCGGCCACCCTCTGGCAGATCGTAAGAGCCTGGGCTTGATAGAGCTTAAGAATGAGTGGTTTGTGGGTGTCAAACAAGGCTACGGGATTCGAGATTTGGTGGATTCCGTCTGCCAGGCTTCAGGATTCCTGCCACGCTATGTATATGAGGGAGACGAACCGGCCCGCTTGATTGACCTGGTGGAAGCCGGAATCGGCTTAGCCTTCATACCGGGTACGGCAAGGAATGCGCATGATCATATTCGTCTGATTCCGCTGGAAGACGAGGGACTGGTCAGGGAAATCGCCTTGTTGTGGCATAAGAACCGCTATATTTCACAGGCGGGCCTGATTTTCCGTGAGGTTGTTATGGAGTATTTCGCTAAGCTATGA
- a CDS encoding GNAT family protein: protein MSEQRVYIRYPEAGDAAELMGMYLRNREFFEEHSPEISEDFYTEQYQRDKLSQYEEFRAADERYDFLVIHKADRRIIGSVSLSFVVRGPLQSCMVGYSLDKEYNGKGYMTEAVKQVVRYAFEELKFHRITGEASPDNPGSIRVLENAGFHKEGIARLNVKIRSVWKDHQILAIINPADIS from the coding sequence ATGTCAGAACAACGGGTATACATCCGGTACCCTGAGGCGGGAGATGCCGCTGAGCTGATGGGGATGTACCTGCGTAACCGTGAATTTTTTGAAGAGCATTCGCCGGAGATCAGCGAGGATTTCTATACAGAGCAGTACCAGCGGGACAAGCTTTCGCAGTATGAAGAGTTCAGGGCAGCAGATGAGAGATACGACTTTCTGGTTATTCACAAGGCTGACCGGCGAATCATCGGCAGTGTCAGTCTGTCTTTTGTGGTAAGGGGACCGCTGCAGAGCTGTATGGTCGGCTACAGTCTGGACAAGGAATATAACGGTAAAGGCTATATGACGGAGGCGGTGAAGCAGGTCGTGCGCTATGCCTTCGAGGAGCTGAAGTTCCACCGGATTACAGGGGAAGCTTCACCGGATAATCCCGGTTCTATCCGTGTACTGGAGAATGCAGGATTCCACAAAGAAGGCATTGCCCGGCTGAATGTGAAGATCCGAAGTGTGTGGAAGGACCACCAGATTTTGGCAATCATCAACCCGGCGGATATTAGTTAA
- the bshB2 gene encoding bacillithiol biosynthesis deacetylase BshB2, with product MEHARILVVLPHPDDEAYFVSGTLAMYIAAGAEVTYACLTLGEMGRNMGVPLIANRTTLPAIRQAELEASCKAIGIQDLRMLGFHDKMIEFEEPARLDHRIESLVKELTPSLVITFYPGYSVHPDHDATGAAVIRTIARLPAAERPVVHSVAFSNGHQQRIGAADVVTDVTPFITVKINSILAHRTQFQPEKVLGGLKPTEPAICNKYGTERFWTYRFSECKEQPEEAALCN from the coding sequence ATGGAACATGCAAGAATCCTGGTTGTACTTCCCCATCCCGACGATGAGGCCTACTTCGTATCCGGGACACTGGCGATGTATATCGCAGCAGGTGCAGAGGTGACCTATGCCTGTCTGACACTCGGAGAGATGGGCCGGAACATGGGCGTTCCGCTCATTGCGAACCGCACGACCCTGCCGGCCATCCGCCAAGCGGAGCTGGAGGCTTCCTGTAAGGCCATTGGGATACAAGACCTGAGGATGCTGGGCTTCCATGACAAAATGATTGAGTTCGAAGAACCGGCACGCCTGGATCACCGGATCGAATCGCTCGTGAAGGAGCTTACCCCCTCGCTGGTTATTACGTTCTACCCCGGTTATAGCGTGCACCCGGATCATGATGCCACTGGTGCTGCGGTGATCCGTACCATTGCCCGGCTGCCCGCTGCGGAACGTCCGGTCGTACATAGTGTCGCCTTCTCGAACGGCCATCAGCAGCGGATTGGAGCAGCCGATGTAGTCACCGATGTAACGCCTTTTATCACTGTCAAAATAAACTCCATTCTGGCGCACCGCACCCAGTTCCAGCCGGAGAAGGTGCTTGGCGGCCTTAAGCCAACCGAGCCAGCAATCTGCAACAAATACGGAACGGAACGCTTCTGGACCTACCGGTTCTCAGAATGCAAGGAACAGCCGGAGGAAGCGGCATTGTGCAATTAA
- a CDS encoding sugar O-acetyltransferase yields the protein MNQKDRMLAGLPYKAWLDGLTEERTAARLLVHQLNSLSPDAHEERDGLIRKLLGKTGELVHIETPFRCDYGSNITVGNNFYANFNCTILDVGKVVIGENVMFAPNVSLYTAGHPVHPDSRNSGYEYGIAITIGNNVWIGGNVIVNPGVTIGNNVVIGAGSVVTKDIPDNVIALGSPCRIIREITEEDRKYYYKDREFDVTDYM from the coding sequence ATGAATCAGAAAGACAGAATGCTCGCAGGATTGCCTTATAAAGCATGGCTGGACGGATTAACCGAAGAACGGACGGCCGCCCGGCTGCTGGTTCATCAGCTGAATTCACTCTCTCCCGACGCACATGAAGAGAGAGACGGGCTGATCCGTAAGCTTTTGGGCAAGACGGGGGAGCTTGTGCATATTGAGACTCCCTTCCGCTGCGATTATGGATCGAATATCACTGTAGGGAACAATTTCTATGCTAATTTCAACTGTACGATTCTCGATGTAGGCAAGGTAGTCATTGGCGAGAATGTCATGTTCGCTCCGAATGTATCGCTCTATACAGCAGGCCATCCCGTCCATCCCGATTCCCGGAATTCAGGCTATGAATACGGGATTGCCATCACCATCGGCAACAATGTGTGGATCGGCGGTAATGTTATTGTGAATCCGGGCGTGACCATCGGGAATAACGTGGTCATCGGGGCAGGTAGTGTAGTGACTAAGGATATCCCTGATAATGTGATCGCCTTAGGCAGTCCGTGCCGGATTATCCGTGAGATCACGGAAGAAGACCGGAAATATTACTATAAGGATCGGGAGTTTGACGTTACGGACTATATGTAG
- a CDS encoding lactate utilization protein C, with protein sequence MIASENTNMNMNKEAFLNTIAAKLGRARKSEVQRPPIQNFIPDSYGPLTQDDLVEMLKEQCFFIHTQVIETKRELLQRTLDDLIEANGGGAVMTSGDPRFREYGLAFPDAAVWEEAAGRAENIRRAESANTAIVFADCALAESGTVVVESRPDQGRSLHFLPAHYIAVIEREKLVLRSTDAAVALNRRIEAGEPVGSSINFISGPSNSADIEMKLVVGVHGPLRATYVLI encoded by the coding sequence ATGATAGCATCCGAGAACACGAATATGAACATGAATAAGGAGGCTTTTCTGAATACTATTGCCGCCAAGCTGGGACGGGCACGGAAGTCAGAGGTTCAGCGTCCTCCGATCCAGAATTTCATTCCTGACAGCTACGGTCCGCTTACTCAAGATGATCTTGTAGAGATGCTTAAGGAGCAATGCTTCTTCATCCACACTCAGGTGATTGAGACGAAGCGGGAGCTGCTGCAGAGAACGTTAGATGATCTGATAGAGGCAAATGGCGGCGGGGCCGTGATGACTTCCGGTGATCCCCGGTTCAGGGAATACGGGCTGGCCTTCCCTGATGCTGCCGTATGGGAAGAAGCGGCGGGACGTGCGGAGAATATCAGGCGTGCTGAATCGGCGAATACAGCCATAGTCTTCGCCGACTGTGCACTTGCGGAATCTGGAACGGTTGTGGTGGAGAGCCGCCCCGATCAGGGCCGGTCGCTCCATTTCCTGCCTGCTCATTATATTGCGGTGATTGAACGTGAGAAGCTGGTGCTTCGCTCCACGGATGCCGCTGTGGCGCTTAACCGGAGAATTGAGGCCGGGGAACCGGTGGGCTCATCAATTAATTTCATCTCCGGTCCCTCCAATTCCGCGGATATTGAAATGAAGCTGGTGGTCGGGGTGCACGGGCCGCTGAGGGCCACTTATGTGCTGATCTGA
- a CDS encoding YojF family protein produces MELIQPQAIQTRIDDFVSEDLYIHLELTTGAYASHIDSTRPPGSAFISNAVIRYTNGSISGTGPYRVGLKTEQGWIYAEGLTHVDEHDTERLILAGHDSQGKLIVALQLSRSPF; encoded by the coding sequence ATGGAACTCATTCAACCCCAGGCCATTCAGACCCGAATCGACGATTTCGTCTCTGAGGATCTATATATCCATCTTGAGCTCACAACAGGAGCTTATGCCAGTCATATCGACAGCACCCGTCCCCCGGGCTCGGCGTTCATCAGCAATGCGGTGATCCGTTATACGAACGGCTCCATCTCAGGGACAGGACCTTACCGGGTCGGCCTGAAGACAGAGCAAGGCTGGATTTACGCCGAAGGACTAACCCATGTGGATGAGCACGATACAGAGCGGCTGATTCTAGCCGGTCATGACAGTCAGGGCAAGCTGATTGTGGCGTTGCAGCTTAGCCGCAGCCCTTTTTAA
- a CDS encoding MFS transporter gives MNARNWWLMISVGLGMMLNPLNSSMVAVAIPRLQHAFKLEFTVVSWIIFSFYIGSAIAQPVMGRASDIFGRRRIFLAGLVIVFAASLLTPLSPGFGGLIVLRVVQSIGTSMVVAVGMAIIRVNITDKQASALSVLSMFTSGAAAVGPFIGGVLVHVWGWSSIFYINLPFVTASFLLAWRTIPQDKPSADIVTKLSLRQWMNRIDAPGILLFTIGLVAVLAQMLSAKSSGHVSLFNIIIGLSGLILLMIFVRHELRTAMPFIPLRTFARSPGLIRVNVEFMLVNLLFYSVFFGLPSYLQLVRQVSEFHTGLLMLSLGLSSLAVSPLAGRWIDASGPRPAQTVSAILMALGSVWIVMLDPASPVISILLALAAFGISNGLNNVAMQAALFNNSPKELIGVTSGLFSTSRYFGTILSSLLIGIVIGNPFSFRGFQVLGMILTAIALCLVFMSRRRSLEPKNSLHSLDDR, from the coding sequence ATGAATGCACGAAATTGGTGGTTAATGATATCCGTTGGGCTGGGGATGATGCTTAACCCGCTTAACTCTTCGATGGTGGCTGTGGCGATCCCCAGGCTGCAGCACGCGTTCAAGCTTGAATTCACTGTGGTTTCCTGGATTATTTTTTCGTTCTATATCGGCAGTGCTATTGCCCAGCCTGTTATGGGCAGAGCGAGCGATATTTTCGGCCGCCGGAGAATTTTCCTGGCGGGACTGGTGATCGTCTTCGCTGCCTCCCTGCTCACGCCTTTGTCTCCAGGCTTCGGGGGGCTCATCGTTCTGCGGGTTGTCCAATCCATTGGAACCAGTATGGTGGTTGCGGTGGGGATGGCAATCATCCGGGTGAATATTACAGACAAGCAAGCGTCCGCGCTGTCGGTGCTGTCCATGTTCACATCGGGAGCAGCTGCGGTAGGACCTTTTATCGGCGGGGTGCTCGTCCATGTGTGGGGATGGTCTTCCATCTTCTATATTAACCTTCCGTTTGTAACGGCCAGCTTCCTGTTAGCCTGGAGAACCATCCCGCAAGACAAGCCGTCAGCAGATATAGTAACCAAGCTGTCCCTAAGGCAATGGATGAACCGGATAGACGCGCCTGGAATTCTACTGTTCACCATAGGGCTGGTGGCTGTGCTTGCGCAGATGCTCTCCGCCAAGTCCTCCGGTCATGTCTCCCTATTCAATATCATCATCGGACTGTCCGGGCTCATCCTGCTTATGATTTTCGTAAGGCATGAGTTAAGAACAGCTATGCCCTTCATTCCTCTGCGTACCTTCGCCAGATCTCCCGGGCTGATCCGGGTCAATGTTGAATTTATGCTGGTTAATCTATTATTTTATTCCGTCTTCTTCGGTCTGCCTTCTTATTTGCAGCTCGTTCGTCAGGTCAGTGAATTCCACACAGGGCTGCTGATGTTAAGCCTGGGTCTAAGCTCGCTCGCCGTTTCTCCGCTGGCCGGAAGATGGATCGATGCCTCCGGGCCCCGGCCAGCGCAGACCGTATCGGCCATCCTAATGGCCCTTGGGTCTGTATGGATCGTAATGCTCGATCCGGCTTCGCCTGTCATCAGTATTCTACTGGCTCTGGCGGCCTTCGGAATCAGCAACGGGCTGAATAATGTGGCCATGCAAGCGGCCTTGTTCAACAACTCGCCGAAAGAGCTAATCGGGGTTACCTCCGGCTTATTCAGTACGTCCAGATATTTCGGAACCATCCTCTCCTCTCTGCTGATCGGAATCGTTATAGGCAATCCGTTCAGCTTCAGGGGATTTCAGGTGCTGGGAATGATCCTTACTGCGATTGCCCTATGTCTGGTATTCATGTCCCGGCGGCGTTCTCTAGAGCCCAAAAACTCCCTTCACAGTCTTGATGACCGCTAG